A genomic segment from Necator americanus strain Aroian chromosome III, whole genome shotgun sequence encodes:
- a CDS encoding hypothetical protein (NECATOR_CHRIII.G12183.T1) — protein MMPRKRKHAESTPLRNTPRYAVLKLQPDTDCVALFQFALSQGICDISFVTSPFEFFTEPRDTSSPRTSRPENASPLTTPSTSQTSSGQPGVSFATNGDHTEASSDTIPCLSLKDDNQTASSHCGSMDSETPPPTSMDHFNTVLSTLFGKGEPARDVRIINGPPPKTTSPPPEIPGPGQIKCRLCGITVSCKKIANLAAHALKIHTPVPLWKCPKNECEFDHADFTRVRSHIRTSHPELQGEIPRDNRNATTVPEAQRYLAHCYPSIDWTHQYANIFPTVKKDRRDQPVNEYRDPAAEWYTVIDEANMNTPVQCSACKLMVALNKHSIEDHVKTMHTGGRPYQCGMCKYTSVEEWKVRVHASIKHPETPCLQMLTVASHSKPYLYIRELFPDIAALLPEDEVDEMLYGFRQLNPSVLLSVPTSLNSNTDTASDNAADSTSSSVDLKPVKDMLHTSCFQPPVPLKEETPILPDPFQTIFLELLNNQHAPLPIKPSPARKNHSSLSVERFGSRVECAMCKAPVESKRTMLVGHAKSHCPQRQWQCPHCETTAAFHSKLKLHVQNAHKSDAEPMDMYSAELENKWLELFRQCFPQFAQQCFVEEWKFRSKQQQHLHSSAPEDWSNKGVEGGEQLRRTILIDPDESKKDEQKSENHSSSNGV, from the exons AGCACTCCACTACGAAACACTCCACGTTATGCAGTGCTTAAACTTCAACCGGATACTGATTGTGTGGCACTGTTTCAGTTTGCG ctcTCTCAAGGCATCTGCGACATCTCATTCGTCACGTCgccatttgaatttttcacagAACCTCGTGACACCTCATCACCACGTACCTCACGTCCAGAAAATGCATCACCGCTCACGACACCGTCTACCTCACAGACATCTTCAGGTCAACCTGGGGTTTCATTCGCAACTAACGGCGATCACACCGAAGCCAG TTCTGACACTATACCCTGCCTCTCGCTAAAGGACGATAACCAAACGGCATCATCCCACTGTGGATCCATGGATTCGGAAACACCACCTCCAACATCTATGGATCATTTTAATACGGTCCTTTCTACATTATTTGGAAAAGGAGAACCAGCCAGGGATGTCAGGATAATTAATGGG CCACCACCAAAGACAACATCTCCTCCTCCTGAAATTCCCGGTCCAGGACAGATCAAATGCCGTTTATGCGGTATCACTGTTAGCTGCAAGAA gattGCAAATCTTGCTGCTCATGCGCTAAAAATTCACACACCGGTACCACTATGGAAATGTCCAAAGAATGAATGTGAATTCGACCATGCGGATTTCACCAGG GTTCGCTCCCATATCCGCACCTCTCATCCAGAGCTCCAAGGTGAAATTCCGCGTGACAATAGGAATGCTACTACCGTACCCGAGGCCCAACGCTACCTCGCACATTGTTATCCATCTATAGATTGG ACTCATCAATACGCTAACATTTTCCCGACTGTAAAGAAGGACCGACGAGATCAACCAGTAAACGAATACAGAGATCCAGCCGCTGAATGGTATACGGTAATTGATGAGGCCAATATGAACACACCAGTGCAGTGCAGTGCGTGCAAGCTTATG GTTGCCCTTAATAAACACAGTATCGAGGATCACGTGAAAACAATGCATACCGGTGGACGTCCATATCAATGTGGGATGTGTAAGTACACaagtgttgaagag TGGAAAGTTCGCGTACATGCTTCTATCAAGCATCCAGAAACTCCGTGTCTACAGATGCTCACCGTTGCTTCACATAGCAAACCCTACCTCTACATTCGTGAACTCTTTCCTGACATTGCTG CCTTGCTACCTGAAGACGAAGTGGATGAAATGCTCTATGGATTCCGTCAACTCAATCCATCAGTACTCCTCTCTGTACCAACATCTTTAAATTCGAACACTGATACTGCCTCGGATAATGCTGCCGATTCTACCTCATCGTCCGTTGACCTCAAACCAGTGAAA gacatGCTACACACCTCGTGTTTTCAGCCTCCTGTTCCGCTCAAAGAAGAAACCCCTATCCTGCCAGATCCATTCCAGACGATATTCTTAGAGCTTCTTAACAATCAGCATGCACCTCTTCCAATT AAACCATCACCTGCCCGCAAGAATCACAGTTCTTTGTCAGTAGAGCGATTCGGAAGCAGAGTGGAATGTGCT atgtGCAAAGCACCAGTAGAAAGCAAAAGAACGATGCTTGTCGGGCATGCCAAATCACATTGTCCCCAAAGACAG tGGCAATGTCCTCATTGTGAAACAACAGCTGCATTCCACTCCAAACTCAAGTTACACGTTCAAAACGCGCATAAAAGTGACGCCGAACCTATGGATATGTA TTCCGCCGAACTCGAAAACAAATGGTTAGAATTATTTCGTCAATGTTTTCCGCAATTCGCCCAGCAATGTTTCGtagaagaatggaaatttcgatcgaaacaacaacaacacttaCACAGTTCAGCGCCTGAAGACTGGAGCAACAAGG GTGTCGAAGGTGGTGAACAACTACGACGTACAATACTTATCGATCCAGATGAATCAAAAAAAGACgaacaaaaatcagaaaaccaCTCATCTAGCAATGGTGTTTGA